GCGGCCCAGACCGCGCCGGCGCTCAGTTCGGCCGACGGCGCCATTGTCAACAACAACTACGCGCTCACCGCCGGGATCGACCCCAAGTCGGCCCTGTTCCAGGACGACCCGAAGTCGTCGACCGCCGAGCCGTACATCAACGCCTTCGTCGCCCGCGACAAGGACAAGAACAACGCGACGTACCTGAAGGTCGCGGAGCTGTACCACACCAAGGCGGTGACGGATGCGGTGCTCGCCGAGTCGAAGAACACGGCCGTCATCGTGAAGCGCGACCAGTCCGACCTCATCGGCATCCTCGACGGCCTGAAGAAGACCATCAAGGCGGCGCAGTAGTGCCCGAACGCGACACCGCGGGCCCTATCATCGAGTTCCGCGGCGTCACCAAGAGCTTCGGCTCGGGCGACGCCGCGGTTCCCGCCGTCGACCGGCTCGACCTGTCGATCGCGCGCGGCGAGATCTTCGGGATCATCGGCTACTCGGGTGCGGGCAAGAGCACGCTGGTGCGCCTCATCAACGCTCTGGAGCATCCCACCGCCGGTGCCGTGATCGTCGACGGGCGCGACCTGACGACGATGAAGGAGCGCGAGCTGCGTCGGGTGCGCGCGGGGATCGGGATGATCTTCCAGCAGTTCAACCTGTTCCGCTCGCGGACGGTCTTCGGCAACATCGCCTACCCGTTGAAGGTCGCCGGCTGGCCCGCGGACAAGCGCAAGGAGCGCGTGACCGAGTTGCTCGCCTTCGTCGGACTCACCGAGAAGGCGTGGAGCTACCCCGACCAGCTCTCCGGCGGCCAGAAGCAGCGCGTCGGCATCGCCCGGGCACTGGCGACGAATCCGGACATCCTGCTCGCCGACGAGGCGACCAGTGCGCTGGACCCGGAGACGACCTCCGACGTCCTGGCCTTGCTCAAGCGGGTGAACCGCGAGCTCGGCGTCACCATCGTCGTCATCACGCACGAGATGGAGGTGGTGCGGTCGATCGCCGACCGCGTCGCCGTGCTCGACGCGGGACGGGTGATCGAGTCGGGGAGCATCTTCGATGTGTTCTCAAACCCGCAGACCACTACGGCCCAGCGCTTCGTCGGAACCGTGCTGCGCAACCAGCCGGGGGAGGCGGACATCGAGCGTCTCCGTGGCAAGCACTCCGGCCGGATCGTGTCGGCGCGCATCCACGATGACGGCCGGCTCGGCTCCGTGCTGTCCGACGCGGTCGGGCGGTACAACGTCCGGTTCGAGATCGTCTACGGCGGCATCTCCGCTCTGCAGGGCCGTTCGTTCGGCAGCCTCACGCTGGAGCTGCTGGGCGAGCCGGCCGATGTGGATGCGCTCATCGCCGACCTCCGCACGGTCACCGAGGTCGAGGAGGTGGCCGCATGACCGACTGGTCGACCCTGTGGCCCGTGTACCTGCAGTCCATCGGTCAGACGCTGTGGATGGTCGTCGCGACCCTGGTGCTCGGCGGCATCCTGGGCCTCGCGCTCGGCGTGCTGCTGTACACGACGCGGCGCGGCGGCCTGCTCGAGAACCGGGCCCTGTTCACCGTGCTGAACGTCGTCGTGAACTTCATCCGGCCCATCCCGTTCATCATCTTCATGACCGCGATCGCGCCGCTGACGCAGCTGGTGCTGGGGACGTTCCTCGGCACGCCCGCCGCGATCTTCCCGATGACGATCGCCGCGACGTTCGGCATCTCCCGGATCGTGGAGCAGAACCTCGTCACCATCGAGCCGGGCGTGATCGAGGCGGCGCGGGCGATGGGGTCGAGCCCGTGGAGGATCATCACGACGCTGCTCATCCCGGAGGCGCTCGGTCCCCTCATCCTCGGCTACACGTTCATCTTCGTGGCCATCGTGGACCTGTCGGCGATCGCCGGGAGCATCGGCGGCGGCGGACTCGGCGACTTCGCGATCTCCTACGGCTACCAGCGCTACAACTGGGCGGTCACCTGGATCGCCGTGATCACGATCGTGATTCTGGTGCAGGCCGCGCAGTTCCTGGGCAACTGGCTGGCCCGCAAGGCGCTGCGGCGCTGACGCCGGGCATCGAGTTGACGCAACACGCCGCTCCGCCACCGGTCCGACGGCGTGTCGCGTCAACTCGATGGGCCGGCGGGGTCACGGGCCGACGTAGCGCCCCACGGGGCGCAGGCGGAGCGGGGGCTGCGCGTACTCGTCGAGGGCGTGCACGATCCAGCCGACAGTGCGTGCCGTCGCGAAGACGACCTCTCCGGCGTCGTCGCGCATCCCGGCCGCGAGCGCCAGCGCGCCGAGGGCGAGGTCGACGTTGGGATGGGCGCCCGTGCGGTCGCGAATGACCTCCGACACGGCTTTCGCGGCCGCCGCGACGGCGGAGTGCCGCTCGTCGGCTCGGAGCATCCCGAACAGGATGCGCGCCCGCGGGTCGCCGTCGGGATAGAGCGGCTGGCCGAAACCGGGGACCGGGCCGTGTGTGGCCACCACCGCATCCGCCACCGCGCGCGCCGGATCCTCGCCCGAGACGACCCGGTCGAGCAGCCGGTACGCGGCGCGGCTGGCGTTGCCGTGCAGCGGCGAGTCCAGCGCACCGAGCCCGGCGACGACGACGCCGTACGGGGTCGCGCGAGCGGATGCTGCTGCGCGCGCGGCGAGGGTCGAGATGGCGATGTCGTGGTCGAGGAGCAGCACGAGGGCCGCGTTGAGGAGCGCGACGTCCGCGGGGGAGGGTGTTCCGTGGGAGAGGCGCCGGAACAGGCGCTCCGCGAGGTCGGGATCGGCTCCGGACGCCCCGCCGCCGAGCTCGGGCAGCACCTCCACCATCCCGGCGACCAGCCGCTCCGCTGCCGTGGCGACGACGGCCGGATCGAGGGACGCGCGCAACGGGTCCGCCGCGGCGAATGCGGTGACCGCGGCCAATTGCCGGTCGCGGTCACCGGCCGAAGCGGGAAGCACCTGGCTCACATCCCGCGCCGCGTCGAGACCGGCGCCGGACCGGAAGCGCGCCGCCGCATCCCACTCGCCGGTGAGCGCCCAGCGGGCGACGGTCTCGAACGGTTCGCGGGCCAGCTCGTCGACCGGCCGTCCCCGATAGGTCAGTTCGCCGTCGTCGATCAGCGCGAACCGCGTCTCGATGACCATGAGCGGTCGGCCGTCCGAGTGCCCGGGCGCAGCAGTGGACTGGCGGCGCCTGCTCGCGGCGAACCGCTCGACCTCGAGCGGGTCGAAGCTGGATCCGTCGGCTGTCCGCACCCGACCGAGCCGCCCGCGCGCCACATAGGCGTACAGCGTCTCGAGCTTCACGCCGAGCCGCTCGGCGGTCTGTTCGGCCGTGAGGCGCGGGAGGGAGTCCATATTGATCCGATCAACGTTGACTGCTACTTGCATCCAGTTCACACTACCGGTATGGACAGGATGGACGACACCCTCATCGACGTTCCCCGCGGCCTGACCAATGTGGTCGCGGCCCGCACGGAGCTGGGGGACGTGCGCGGGCACGAAGGCTTCTACCACTATCGGCAGTACTCGGCGGTGGACCTGGCGCGCGATCGGACGTTCGAGGAGGCGTGGCATCTTCTCCTCTTCGGTTCGTTGCCGACGACGGCAGAGCTGGAGGCTTTCCGCGCCCGCATCGCAGCGTCTCGAGCGCTTCCGGACGAGGTGCGCGAGATCCTTCCCGCGATCGCGCGACTCACCACGGGCGGGGATGCGCTGGCCGGATTGCGGATGGCGCTCGCCGCGATCGCCGCCGCCGACGGCACTCGGCCGCTTTACGACGAGGACGCCGACGCGCGCGTCGAGGACGCCATCCGCACCGCCGCCGTCACGCCTGTCCTCCTCGCTGCGCTGCACGCACTCGCCGAAGGCCGGGAACCGCTCGAGCCGCGCGACGATGTCGGTCACGTGGCCGGCTACCTCTGCCTCGTCACCGGGAGGATCCCGACGGAGCAGCAGGAGCGAGCGCTGAGCGCCTACATGACGGCAGCGATCGACCACGGTTTCAATGCCTCTACCTTCACCGCACGGGTGATCGCCTCGACGGGCGCGGATCTGCCGTCGGCCGTCGGGGGCGCGCTGGGCGCGCTCTCGGGACCGCTGCACGGCGGCGCACCGAGCCGCGCTCTCGACACCCTGGACGAGATCGGGACACCCGACCGCACCGACGAATGGGTGCGCCGCACCCTGGAGGAGGGCGGCCGGGTGATGGGCTTCGGCCACGCGGTGTACCGGACCGAGGACCCGCGCTCCCGGATGCTGCGCGAGTTCGCCGAGGGCTTCGGCGGTCCGCGGGTCGATTTCGCCGTGCAGGTGGAGCGACGGGTGCAGGAGCTGCTCGCCGAGCTGAAGCCCGGACGCGAGCTGCACACGAACGTCGAGTTCTACGCGGGGATCGTGATGGAACTCTGCGGCATCCCGCGGTCGATGTTCACGCCGACGTTCGCCGCCGCCCGCGTGGTCGGCTGGACGGCCCACATCCTCGAGCAGGCCGCGGACGGCAAGATCGTCCGGCCGTCGTCGCGCTACGTCGGCCCGGCCGCGCCCGTGCCGCTGCCGGCGCGGGTACCCGCGTCGTCCTGAGCGGGGCGCATTTCGTGTGACGGATGCATCGGGGTCGCGGTGACCACTCGCCGAGCGCGCCCCGAATACTTGCGTCGGAGAACGGACGGCAAATCTCCGACGTAACGTGGTGCAGCAGGAGATTGGCGGCCGATCCACCCGAATCTCCGCCGAGGGCGACCAGATCCCGACCGAGTCAAAGCCATCCACCCAGCCGGCCGAGTTACCGGCTCGACTCAGGCGGTCGCCGCGCCAAGCGCAGCGCAGCGCCGCCCCGCCCCCTCACGCCTCCGGCGAGTACACCCGCAGCGCACCCGGCCTGATGGCGATCGCGATCCGCTTCGGGTTCCCCGGCGTCTCCGCGGACGCCTCCCCGTCGTGCGCGTATCCCGGATCGTCGCCGACCGCCTCGACGCTGATCTCCTCGACCACGCGCGCGTCCAAAGCGGGCGGCCCCTGGAGGAACGGCATGCGCGCCGCGAAGGCGTCCGTGCGGCCGCCGAAGGCGAGCGCGACGGCACCGCGGGTGCGCGGGCGCCCGCCGGCGAAGAGGATGCGCACGTCGAGCAGGTGGTCGTCCAGCCGTCGGCGCTCGATCGGCGCGACGCTGACGGGGTAGTACCGGTCGACGCCGACGAACACCGACCACACCTGGCGCCGCTTCCCGTCGATCTCGACCTCGAGCGGGTTGCCGCGCCGAACCACCCGGATCGCCGCGATGAGCGCGGCGATCGGCTTGCCCAGCCGCTTCTCGTGCTTCTCGCGCTCTTCGACGAAGGCGGGATAGATCCCGACTGACGCCGTATTGAGCACCGTGATGGTCTCGCCGTCGGCGAAGGACAGCTCGGCCACGTCGACCTCCCGGCCGCTGCCCGACGCGAGCGCGCCGAGGGTCGCGTCGACGGAGTCGAGCAGCGCCGCCTTGGCGAAGTGGTTGAACGTCCCGCCGGGGAAGACGACCAGCGGGAGGTCCGCCGCGCGCGCCCGCTGGGCGACCGCCGCGACCGTGCCGTCGCCGCCGTACGCGCCGAGGACGCGCGGCGGGGCATCCGACCGCAGCGCCTGCTCGATCAGGTCGCCGATGTCGTCGCCGTCGGCCAGTTCGTGGACGTGCGCCTTCGGCAGCCGTTCCCGCAGCAGCGGAATCGGCGACGGGCGCCCCAGCCCGCGGCCGGAACCCGGATTGACGATGACGAACACGCCCTCGCCGGTCTCGGTCGCGGGCAGCTCGATCATGCGCGCGGTCGGCGGGTCGCGGCGCACCACGGGCTTCACCGCGGGCACGACCACCTTGAGCGCCACGGCGGCAGCGACCCCGATCGCAGCGCCGCCCGCCACATCGGAGAGCCAGTGCGCCCCGGTGTGCAGCCGCGAGTACCCGACGCCCGCCGCCACGGGCGCCAGCGCGGCGCCGGCCGCCGGCCACTCCAGGGCGGCGCCGGTGGCGAACGCGGCGGCGCTCGCCGTGTGCCCCGAGGGGAACGACGGAGACGTCGGCGACCGTTCGAGGCGACGTGCGAGCGGGATGGATGTGAGGGCCGGGCGCTCGCCGCCGACCAGGCGTTTGCCGACCAGGTTGGCCACGAGGCTGGCCAGCCCCAGCGAGGCGAGGCCGCGGGCCGCCGCGCGCGGCCGGCCCAAGGCCAGCAGCACGGCCGCGGCCGCGAACCACAGCTTCCCGTGGTTGGCGGCCCGGGTGAGCCCGACCCAGAAGCCGTCGGACAGCGCTCCGGTCGTGCGCGCGTTGATGCGCTCGGCGACCCGCGCGTCGGCGCGCTTGACGCGAGCGGGGAGGGGGATGCGCCGATGCGGGCGACGACGGGATGCTGCCATGCCCGCCAATGTACGCGGCGCAGACGGCGGGTCGCGGATCGTCGCCGGGTCTGTGCGCCAACCCGGGTTGTGGAGAATCGCCCCCGTCCAGAACCCCCGCGCAGAACCCTGTGCAGAACGCCGCGCGCGGCTCCGGCCGGGCGGTAGGATCGACGACGTGAGCACGCACGTCATCTCCCAGCCCAACGAACACCAGCGCGAGGTCGTCGGCAGCGACGAGCAGGGCACGCTCGTCCGCAGCCTCAGCACGACGCTGCCCAGCGCCCTCGGCAACCTCCTCGCCACTCTCGTGGTGCTGGTCTCGGTGGTCATCGGCATCTGGAGCCTCGTAGCGACCTGGACCGGCAACGCCGATGACTTCCTCCCGTTCTTCCAGGTGACCGTCGCGGCGACCGTCGTGTCGCTCAACGCCCTGTATGCGCGCCGTACCTTCAGCTACGTGATCACGCTCATCGGCGCCATCCTCTGGCTCTGGGTGTCGGTCACGCCGTTCTCGCCGTTCTTCCAGGTGCTGCTGCAGGCGGTCACCGTGGTGATCATGCTCGCCGGCGTGGTGCTCTCGACGGCGGCTGTCCGCCTCAGCAAGCAGCCCCGCTTCTGAGCGGGGAGCCGACGCCCCGGCCCGGCTCCGCACCAGCGGGAGATCCGACCGCTCCGGCGGATCCGTCGATCCCGCCCGGAGAACTCGCTCCCGACGAGCTCCCGCACGGCCGCCTGCCCGGCGACGAGACCCTGTCCCGCCGTCGGCACTTCGTCGACCTCTCGCCGCTGCGCGAGTCGCCGGCGTTCGCGCGCCTCTGGCTGGGCGGCGCGATCTCCGGCATCGGCTCGCAGATGACCATCGTCGCCGTCGGACTGCACATCTTCGACCTGACGCATTCGACTCTCGCCGTCTCCCTGGTGGCGCTGTTCGCGCTGGTGCCGATGATCGTCTTCGGGCTCTACGGCGGTGTGCTCGCCGACGCCTTCGACCGCCGCAAGGTCGCCCTGGTGACGGCGATCGTCGCGTGGACCTCCACGGCTGCGCTGGCCCTCCTCGCGTGGATGCACATCCCGGTCGTCTGGCCCCTCTACGTGATCACGACCATCAACGCGGTGGCGAGCGTGATGATCGGTGCAACGCGGCAGGCGATCACGCCGCGGCTCCTCCCGGTGCGGCTGCTTCCCGCAGCCAGCGCGCTGGGCGGGATCAGCATGGGCGTCATGGTGACCGTCGGTCCCGCGCTCGCCGGCCTGCTGGTCGCGACCGTCGGCGTCCCGTGGACCTACACGGTGGATGCGGTGCTCTTCACCGCCGCATTCCTCGGCATCTTCACCCTTCCGTCGATCGTCCCGGAGGGGGAGCGGCAGGGCGCGGGACTCGCATCGGTCCTGGAGGGGCTGCGGTTCCTCCGCACCGCACCCAACCTCAGCATGACGTTCGTGCTCGACGTCATCGCCATGACCTTCGGCCAGCCGCGCGCGCTGTTCCCCGCGGTCGGTGCCCTGCTCATCGGCGGCGGACCGATCACCGTCGGCATCCTCACCGCCGCGGGCGCGGTGGGAACGCTGGTGTCGAGCGTGTTCTCGGGACGCCTCGGCAGCGTGCGGTGGCAGGGGCGTGCGGTCGAGCGCGCGATCATCGTCTACGGCGCCAGCATCCTGGGCTTCGGCATCGTGCTGGCTGTCGTCGCCGTCACCGGGACGAACGGCGGGGGCGCCTCCCTGCTGCAGGCGAACATGCCGGCGCTGGTCCTGGCGACCATCCTGCTCGCGGCGTCCGGCGCCGCGGACAACGTGAGCTCCATCTTCCGCATGACGATCCTGCAGGCGTCCGCTCCGGATGCGATGCGCGGTCGGTTGCAGGGCGTCTTCACCGTCGTTGTCACCGGCGGCCCGCGCCTGGGCGACCTCTACATCGGTGTCCTGGCGCTCACCGGAGCGCTCTGGTTCCCGCCGTTGCTCGGCGGACTGCTGATCGTGGTGCTCGTCGCGGTCGTCGTGCGCATCCAGCGCTCGTTCCTCCGGTACGACGCGCTCGCGCCCACACCCTGACTGCGGTCCGCAGGGACGCGGCTCAGCTCTCGCGGACCACCTGATCCGGACGCTTGTCCGGCCGGAGCCCCCGCCACGACGGCTGCCGCAGCCGGCCCGGTCCCGTCCATTCGGCGAACTCCACCTCGCCGACGAGCTCGGGACGCACCCAGTGAGCTCCGCGCGCGTCGGCCGTCGGCACCCCCTCGATCGGGCTCGTCTTGCGTTCGTGCGCGCTCAGTTTCTCCGTCAGGTCGTCGAGCGCGCGGTCGCTGAAACCGGTGCCGACCTTTCCGACGTAGCGGAGGGTGTCACCGTCGGGGATGCCGAGCAGGAGAGCGCCGATGGTGTCGGCACGGCGCCCGTTGCCGGGCGTCCATCCGCCGATCACGACCTCCTGGGTCAGGTGGTGCTTGATCTTGATCCACGAGCGGGAGCGGCGCCCGGCGGAGTAGGTGCTGTCGCGCCGCTTCGCCATCACGCCCTCGAGTCCGAGCTCCTTGCTTGAGGCGATGGCATGCGCCAGGTCCCCATCGAAGGCGGGCGGCACCTGCACCGGATCGTTCGGCTTCGGTCGCAGGACCTCGCCGAGCAGCTCGCGGCGATCGTCGTAGGTGTCCCGGGTGTGCTTCGTGCCGTCCACCGCCAGCACGTCGAACACCATGTAGTGCGCGGGGGCGCGCTTCAGGGCCGATTGGACATCGCCGGGGCGCGTGAGCCCCATGCGCGTCTGCAGCAACCCGAAGTCCGGGCGCCCCTGCGGGTTGAGCGTCACGATCTCGCCGTCGAGCACCAGTTCGTGGTCGCCGGCCAGGTCGACGAGTCCGGCGAGATCCGGGTACGTGACCGTGACGTCGTTGCCGTTGCGGGTGGTCAGCCGCAGGCGCCCGTCGCGGATCTCCGCCACGGCGCGGATGCCGTCCCACTTCATCTCGAACGCCCACTCGTCCTCGTCGCTGATGTCGGCCGCCGAGCCGAGCGTCGCGAGCATGGGGGAGACCGGGTCGCCGGTGATCGGCGCGCCGGCCGTGCGTGGCGCAGCGGCCGCCGCAGTCGTCTTGGTCGGCTTCGCAGCCTTCCCACGACGGGACGGAGCCGCCTCGTGCTCGCCGTCCGATGCGTCCGTCTTCATCAGGTGGATCAGCCAGTTCTTCTCGTCCCCGCCCTGCGCCGTGCGGATCAGCGCGTACTTCCGCGGCTCGCCCCCGAGTCCGCCGTCCGGCTGGCCGTGCAGGGTGGCGATCACCTCGTCGTCGCGCCACTTCTCGAGCTCGTAGTCGCCATGGTCCCAGATGTCGACGTGCCCAGCGCCGTACTCGCCGTGCGGGATGTCGCCGGCGAAGCCGCCGTACTCGAGCGGATGGTCCTCGGTGTGCACCGCCAGGTGGTTCTGCTTGGCGTCGGTCGGCGTGCCCTTCGGGAGCGCCCAGCTGACCAGCACGCCGTCGTTCTCGAGACGGAAGTCCCAGTGGAGCCGCCGCGCATGATGCTCCTGGATGACGAACGATCGCCCCTCCCGCGCCTCCGGCCGATCGACGGGCACCGGTTCGGGCGTCTTGTCCGCATCACGCATCGAGCGGTACGTGGACAGCCGGTCCGGCTCGGACGGATGGCCGCCCGTCCCGTCGCCCGCAGTGGAGAGCTCGGCGAGCGGGTCGCCGCGCCGCTTCAGCCGCTGCATCACCTCCCGGTAGTCGAGGTGCTGGAGGCCCTTGGAGGCCAGTTCGCGCCAGGTCCGCGGTGCGGCGACGGTGGGGTGGAAGCGCCCGCGCAGCGAGTACGGCGCGATCGTGGTCTTCGCGCCGTTGTTCTGGCTCCAGTCGACGAGCACCTTGCCATCACGCAGCGACTTCTTCATGTCGCTGACCACCAGGTCCGGATGGTCCGCCTCCAGCACCCGTGCCAGCTCGTGCGCGACCGCCGAGATCTGCTCGCTGGTCTGCGAGCCGTCGAGCGCCGCGTAGAGGTGGATGCCCTTGGAGCCCGAGGTGACCGGCATCGGGTCCAGTCCCATGTCCTGGAGGATCGCGCGCGCCAGGCGGGCGACCTCGGCGCAGTCGGCGAGGGTCACGCCGTCGCCCGGGTCGAGGTCGAGCACCAGTCGGTCGGGATTCTGCCGCTCGCCGCCGCGTCCCACCCGCCACTGCGGCACGTGGATCTCGAGGGAGGCGATCTGGGCCAGCCAGATCAGCGTGGCCCGGTCGTTGACCAGCGGGTAGGTGTTCGTGCTGGTCTTGTGGGTGATCGAGGCCTGCTTCACCCAGTCCGGTGTGGATGCGGGGTCCAGGTTCTTCTGGAAGAACACCTCGGCCGGGTGGTCCGGCGTCCCGACGCCGTGCACCCAGCGCTTGCGGGTCGCGATGCGGTCGCGCACGTGCGGGATCATGACCTCGGCCACGGCGTTGTAGTAGCCGAAGATGTCGGCCTTGGTGGTCCCGGTCTCGGGATACATCACCTTGTCGAGGTTGGTCAGCTTGAGGCGGTGGCCGTCGATGTCGACGACCTCGGTGTCCTGGGCGGCCATAGGCACACCGTACGCCCGGCGCGGCGCCCGTCACCACGCCCCGGGGCCGGCCGCGCGATCGGACTCACTTCTCCGTGACGGTGTTGGCTGCGCCGAGCAGCTCGGGCGCACTCGCCGTCGACGTATAGGTGACGGTGTTGTCGGCGCCGACGAGCTTCATCGACTGGACGTCGCCGGTGGTGATGGTGTTGCCCGCGCCGGTCACGGAGAGGGCCTGGAGCGACCCGGTCGTGATGGTCTGGTCGGCACTGGTCACCGAGACGTCGCCGCAGGACCCGACGAGGTCGACCGTCCCGTGGGCTCCGACGACAGTGACGTCCTCCCCGCCGCTGCAGGAGACGGTGACCTTCGCCCTGTTCACCTGGACCTCGATCGGCTTGCCGGTTCCCGTGACGGTGTAGCCGCTGCTCTCGACCGTCACCGCACCGCTGCCGATCCGCACCTGGACGGTGCCCGCGGCGACCGTGTCGACGCTGCACGCGGAGAGGACGGCGGTGGCGGCGACGGCGAGAGCGGCGACCGCGAAGCCGCGGCGGATGATGCTGGTGCGCATGGGGAGGTGCTTCCTTTGCTGTGGGAGGGAGGGGCCGATCGCCCCAGAATGCAGACGAAAACACGAGCGCGATCGTGACGCGATCGGTGGGAACTCGCCCCCGAGGGTTGAGGAGCGCGGTGTTTCTGGTCAACATGGGCACATGAGGGCCATTTGGACGGGCGCCATCACCTTCGGACTGGTCAATGTGCCGGTGAAGGTCTACAGCGCAACCGAGGATCACGACGTCCCGCTGCACCAGGTGCACGACGCGGACGGCGGCCGCATCCGCTATCAGCGCCGCTGCGAGATCGACGGCAAGGTGATCCCGTACGAGCACATCGTGAAGGCCTACGACGACGGTGAGCGCACGGTCATCCTGACCGCGGAGGACCTGGCGTCGCTGCCGGCGGAACGCAGCCGCGAGATCGACGTCGTGGAGTTCGTCCCGAACGACCAGCTGGACCCGCTGATGTTCGACCGCAGCTACTACCTCGAACCCGACTCGAAGTCGCTGAAGGCGTACGCCCTGCTGCGCAAGACCCTGGAGGACGAGGAGCGCACGGCCATCGTAGAGTTCGCCCTGCGGCAGAAGACCCGGCTCGGCGCGCTCCGCGTGCGCGGCAACCTGCTCGTTCTGCAGACCCTGCTCTGGCACGACGAGATCCGCGAGGCGGACTTCCCGGCGCTCGACCAGACACCGCGCATCACCGACCGCGAGCTGCAGCTGTCGAGCGCGCTGATGGAGAGCTTCGCGGGCGACTTCGAGCCGGAGAAGTTCAGCGACGACTATCAGGAGGAGCTCCGCAAGCTCATCGACGCCAAGCTCGAGCAGGGCGAGAGCGTCGACACCGCTGCGACCTTCGGCGAGGAGGAGGAGACGAAGAAGGGCGGCGGCGAGGTCATCGACCTGATGGAGGCGCTGCAGCGCAGTGTGGAGCGCAGCCGGTCGACCAAGTCGTCCTCGAAGGCGTCGTCCTCGAAGTCGTCGTCCTCGGCGGAGAAGAAGCCGGCCGCCAAGTCCACGGCGTCGAAGTCCACCGCATCCACTTCCACACGGAAGACCGCGCCCAAGAAGTCTGCGAAGAAGCCCGCGTGACGCGCCTCAAGCGCAGCAACCCGTCCGGCCCCGGCTACCACCGGACGATGACCGACAAGGGCCCGGTGTATGAAGACGAAGCAGGCAACAGGATCGTGGATGAGCGCGAGCTGGAGCGCATCCGCTCGCTCGTCCTCCCGCCCGCCTGGCAGGACGTCTGGATCTCGCCGGACGCCCGCGGGCACATCCAGGCGGTCGGCACCGACCAGGCCGGGCGTCGTCAGTACCGCTACCACGACGCGTGGAGGCTCAACCAGGACCGCGTGAAGTTCGAGCGCGCGGCGCTCCTGGCGGAGACCCTGCCGTCCGCCCGGCGCAAGGTGACGATGGACCTGCGGCAGGAGGGCTTCGAGCGCGACCGCATCCTCGCGGCCGCGTTCCGGATCATCGACCTGGGCAGCGTGCGGATCGGCAGCGAGGAGTACCTGCACGCCAACGGCAGCCGCGGGCTCACGACGCTGCTGTGCCGCCATGCGCGGATCGAGGACGACGACATCACGCTGACCTTCCCGGCGAAGTCGGCGCAGAAGTGGACGAGCACCATCACGGACGCCGACCTCGCGGAGTTGCTCCGGCAGATCCAGGCCCTGCGCGGCCAGCGGTCGCGGCTGCTGTCGTGGAAGGACCGCACCTGGCACACGATCCGCCCGGCGTCGCTGAACGAGTACATCCGCCGGCAGACGCGGGGGGAGTTCACCGCGAAGGACTTCCGGACGCTGCACGGCACCATCGTGGCGGCGGAGGCGCTCGCCGCCCTCGGCGTCTCCGGTTCGGACTCGCAGCGGAAGAAGCGGATCAGCGCCGCGGTCAACGAGGCTGCCGCCGCACTCGGCAACACGCCCGCGATCGCGCGCAACAGCTACATCGACCCGCGCATCTTCGACCGCTACCGCAGCGGAGAGGTCATCGACACCTCCGGCGGTCGCACCCCCGAGCCAGCCCTCCTCGACCTCCTCAGCTGAGCCGCCGAGCACAGGAAGAACGTCGCGATCCTGAGTGGATGCGCGACGTTCTTCCTGTGCTCGGCGGCCAAGCGGCCGCCGGGTCAGCGGGTGGGGACTTGCGCCTTGGTGGACGCGGAGAGCGGCGCAGCGATCTCCTCGAGCGACTTGCCCTCGGCATCCACGCCGAGGAACAGCTCGACGAGCCCGGCCCCGATCATGAGGCCCGCGCCGATGTAGTACCCGATCA
This region of Leifsonia sp. fls2-241-R2A-40a genomic DNA includes:
- a CDS encoding DUF3060 domain-containing protein — translated: MRTSIIRRGFAVAALAVAATAVLSACSVDTVAAGTVQVRIGSGAVTVESSGYTVTGTGKPIEVQVNRAKVTVSCSGGEDVTVVGAHGTVDLVGSCGDVSVTSADQTITTGSLQALSVTGAGNTITTGDVQSMKLVGADNTVTYTSTASAPELLGAANTVTEK
- a CDS encoding ATP-dependent DNA ligase gives rise to the protein MAAQDTEVVDIDGHRLKLTNLDKVMYPETGTTKADIFGYYNAVAEVMIPHVRDRIATRKRWVHGVGTPDHPAEVFFQKNLDPASTPDWVKQASITHKTSTNTYPLVNDRATLIWLAQIASLEIHVPQWRVGRGGERQNPDRLVLDLDPGDGVTLADCAEVARLARAILQDMGLDPMPVTSGSKGIHLYAALDGSQTSEQISAVAHELARVLEADHPDLVVSDMKKSLRDGKVLVDWSQNNGAKTTIAPYSLRGRFHPTVAAPRTWRELASKGLQHLDYREVMQRLKRRGDPLAELSTAGDGTGGHPSEPDRLSTYRSMRDADKTPEPVPVDRPEAREGRSFVIQEHHARRLHWDFRLENDGVLVSWALPKGTPTDAKQNHLAVHTEDHPLEYGGFAGDIPHGEYGAGHVDIWDHGDYELEKWRDDEVIATLHGQPDGGLGGEPRKYALIRTAQGGDEKNWLIHLMKTDASDGEHEAAPSRRGKAAKPTKTTAAAAAPRTAGAPITGDPVSPMLATLGSAADISDEDEWAFEMKWDGIRAVAEIRDGRLRLTTRNGNDVTVTYPDLAGLVDLAGDHELVLDGEIVTLNPQGRPDFGLLQTRMGLTRPGDVQSALKRAPAHYMVFDVLAVDGTKHTRDTYDDRRELLGEVLRPKPNDPVQVPPAFDGDLAHAIASSKELGLEGVMAKRRDSTYSAGRRSRSWIKIKHHLTQEVVIGGWTPGNGRRADTIGALLLGIPDGDTLRYVGKVGTGFSDRALDDLTEKLSAHERKTSPIEGVPTADARGAHWVRPELVGEVEFAEWTGPGRLRQPSWRGLRPDKRPDQVVRES
- a CDS encoding DNA topoisomerase IB, whose translation is MTRLKRSNPSGPGYHRTMTDKGPVYEDEAGNRIVDERELERIRSLVLPPAWQDVWISPDARGHIQAVGTDQAGRRQYRYHDAWRLNQDRVKFERAALLAETLPSARRKVTMDLRQEGFERDRILAAAFRIIDLGSVRIGSEEYLHANGSRGLTTLLCRHARIEDDDITLTFPAKSAQKWTSTITDADLAELLRQIQALRGQRSRLLSWKDRTWHTIRPASLNEYIRRQTRGEFTAKDFRTLHGTIVAAEALAALGVSGSDSQRKKRISAAVNEAAAALGNTPAIARNSYIDPRIFDRYRSGEVIDTSGGRTPEPALLDLLS
- a CDS encoding MFS transporter, whose protein sequence is MPGDETLSRRRHFVDLSPLRESPAFARLWLGGAISGIGSQMTIVAVGLHIFDLTHSTLAVSLVALFALVPMIVFGLYGGVLADAFDRRKVALVTAIVAWTSTAALALLAWMHIPVVWPLYVITTINAVASVMIGATRQAITPRLLPVRLLPAASALGGISMGVMVTVGPALAGLLVATVGVPWTYTVDAVLFTAAFLGIFTLPSIVPEGERQGAGLASVLEGLRFLRTAPNLSMTFVLDVIAMTFGQPRALFPAVGALLIGGGPITVGILTAAGAVGTLVSSVFSGRLGSVRWQGRAVERAIIVYGASILGFGIVLAVVAVTGTNGGGASLLQANMPALVLATILLAASGAADNVSSIFRMTILQASAPDAMRGRLQGVFTVVVTGGPRLGDLYIGVLALTGALWFPPLLGGLLIVVLVAVVVRIQRSFLRYDALAPTP
- a CDS encoding Ku protein, giving the protein MRAIWTGAITFGLVNVPVKVYSATEDHDVPLHQVHDADGGRIRYQRRCEIDGKVIPYEHIVKAYDDGERTVILTAEDLASLPAERSREIDVVEFVPNDQLDPLMFDRSYYLEPDSKSLKAYALLRKTLEDEERTAIVEFALRQKTRLGALRVRGNLLVLQTLLWHDEIREADFPALDQTPRITDRELQLSSALMESFAGDFEPEKFSDDYQEELRKLIDAKLEQGESVDTAATFGEEEETKKGGGEVIDLMEALQRSVERSRSTKSSSKASSSKSSSSAEKKPAAKSTASKSTASTSTRKTAPKKSAKKPA